A DNA window from Streptomyces bacillaris contains the following coding sequences:
- a CDS encoding aggregation-promoting factor C-terminal-like domain-containing protein, producing the protein MSRISVRGFAVASATAVTTVGAVVGVAAGGAPAADDNNNFEAAAADTTLLADIPAGQQAQVQTASLTQQADAQASAADAAAKKSAEESARLQAAKDAKSKKAAAEAKAEADRKAAEQKKKDEAERASRSAVRDASSFTAQGSYTVAQVKAMARQMVPADQFQCFSNIVNHESTWNYRAVNPSSGAYGLMQALPGHKMSSAGADWQTNPATQIKWGLSYMDSRYGSPCGAWSFWQANNWY; encoded by the coding sequence GTGAGCCGGATCTCGGTCCGGGGGTTCGCCGTGGCATCTGCCACTGCGGTCACCACCGTAGGCGCCGTCGTAGGCGTTGCTGCGGGCGGCGCACCTGCCGCCGACGACAACAACAACTTCGAGGCTGCCGCAGCCGACACCACGCTGCTCGCAGACATCCCCGCGGGCCAGCAGGCCCAGGTCCAGACCGCTTCGCTGACGCAGCAGGCCGATGCCCAGGCATCCGCCGCCGACGCCGCCGCGAAGAAGTCGGCCGAGGAGTCCGCCCGCCTTCAGGCAGCCAAGGACGCCAAGTCCAAGAAGGCCGCCGCCGAGGCGAAGGCCGAGGCCGACCGCAAGGCCGCCGAGCAGAAGAAGAAGGACGAGGCCGAGCGCGCCAGCCGGTCCGCCGTCCGCGACGCCTCCTCCTTCACCGCGCAGGGCTCCTACACGGTGGCCCAGGTGAAGGCGATGGCCCGCCAGATGGTCCCCGCCGACCAGTTCCAGTGCTTCAGCAACATCGTGAACCACGAGTCGACCTGGAACTACCGCGCGGTCAACCCGTCCTCCGGTGCGTACGGACTGATGCAGGCCCTCCCGGGCCACAAGATGTCCTCCGCCGGCGCCGACTGGCAGACCAACCCGGCCACCCAGATCAAGTGGGGCCTCAGCTACATGGACAGCCGCTACGGCTCCCCGTGCGGCGCCTGGTCCTTCTGGCAGGCGAACAACTGGTACTAA
- a CDS encoding PhoH family protein: MVTSSKRRMPDRRTYVLDTSVLLADPGAMARFDEHEVVLPIVVVTELEAKRHHPELGYFARQALRLLDDFRIRYGRLDAPIPLGDLGGTLRVELNHSDPGILPAGYRLGDNDSRILAVARNLQAEGYDVTVVSKDLPLRIKASSVGLLAEEYRAELAITDSGWTGMADLPLSGEQVDLLFSEETLYVPEAAELPVHTGLVLQSERGKALGRVTAEGNVRLVRGDREAFGIHGRSAEQRIALDLLLDPDVGIVSLGGRAGTGKSALALCAGLEAVLERQQHKKVMVFRPLYAVGGQELGYLPGSEAEKMSPWAQAVFDTLSAVAGREVIEEVLGRGMLEVLPLTHIRGRSLHDAFVIVDEAQSLERNVLLTVLSRIGANSRVVLTHDVAQRDNLRVGRYDGVVAVVEKLKGHPLFAHVTLTRSERSQIAALVTEMLEEGHI; the protein is encoded by the coding sequence GTGGTGGTCACGGAGCTGGAGGCCAAACGGCACCATCCGGAGCTGGGGTACTTCGCCCGCCAGGCCCTGCGCCTGCTGGACGACTTCCGCATCCGGTACGGCCGGCTGGACGCCCCCATCCCCCTCGGGGATCTGGGCGGGACGCTCCGCGTCGAACTCAACCACTCCGACCCGGGCATACTGCCCGCCGGTTACCGGCTGGGGGACAACGACTCGCGGATCCTCGCGGTCGCCCGCAACCTCCAGGCGGAGGGGTACGACGTCACGGTCGTCTCCAAGGACCTGCCCCTGCGGATCAAGGCCTCCTCGGTCGGCCTCCTCGCCGAGGAGTACCGCGCCGAGCTGGCCATCACCGACTCCGGCTGGACCGGAATGGCCGACCTGCCCCTCTCCGGGGAACAGGTCGACCTGCTCTTCAGCGAGGAGACGCTGTACGTCCCCGAGGCCGCCGAACTGCCCGTCCACACCGGGCTCGTCCTCCAGTCCGAGCGCGGCAAGGCGCTCGGCCGGGTGACGGCCGAGGGCAATGTGCGGCTGGTGCGCGGCGACCGGGAGGCCTTCGGGATCCACGGCCGCAGCGCCGAGCAGCGGATCGCCCTCGACCTGCTGCTCGACCCGGACGTCGGCATTGTCTCGCTGGGCGGCCGGGCCGGCACCGGCAAGTCGGCGCTCGCCCTCTGCGCCGGACTGGAAGCGGTGCTGGAGCGCCAGCAGCACAAGAAGGTCATGGTCTTCCGGCCGCTGTACGCGGTGGGCGGCCAGGAACTGGGCTACCTCCCCGGCAGCGAGGCCGAGAAGATGAGCCCCTGGGCGCAGGCCGTCTTCGACACGCTCTCGGCGGTCGCCGGGCGCGAGGTCATCGAGGAGGTGCTCGGGCGCGGGATGCTGGAGGTTCTGCCGCTCACCCACATCCGGGGCCGCTCGCTCCACGACGCCTTCGTGATCGTCGACGAGGCGCAGTCGCTCGAACGGAACGTGCTGCTGACCGTGTTGTCCCGGATCGGGGCGAATTCACGCGTGGTGCTCACCCATGACGTGGCCCAGCGGGACAACCTCCGGGTCGGCCGGTACGACGGAGTCGTCGCCGTGGTCGAGAAGCTGAAGGGTCATCCGCTCTTCGCCCATGTGACGCTCACGCGTTCGGAGCGTTCCCAGATCGCCGCACTGGTGACCGAAATGCTGGAGGAAGGACACATCTGA